Proteins encoded by one window of Culicoides brevitarsis isolate CSIRO-B50_1 chromosome 2, AGI_CSIRO_Cbre_v1, whole genome shotgun sequence:
- the LOC134830424 gene encoding serine protease snake-like yields the protein MTILVSVILLSAIFGVQGQGIGDRCIVQYNRQAGTCKAVANCPKVLQDYRNRGIQPTLCGWAGFTQIVCCPGAAPIPVTTTTTTTTTTTQRPTTTKVPTANRTYTTKSAQNCARYQEYVYEYVKFGALVDGGDVNKRKVDRCGHKTVALIVGGEAAKPREFPHMALIGYGEPDAIEYLCGGSLISENFVLSAGHCASGRAGPAAYVRLGEFDKYRTDDDARVEDFNIIQVIPHPAYKSSSQYNDIALFKLDRNAKLSPYVRPLCLPDKREIKERKAIASGWGRIGWTDDLSEQLLKVTLDFFPHDECAESYGTNRKLPNGIMENQQLCAGSHDDNKDTCEGDSGGPLQVFHPDLYCMYQIVGITSFGKGCGLQGQPAVYARVFEFVPWIESVVWP from the exons atgacaatccTCGTCTCTGTGATTTTATTATCAGCGATTTTTGGAGTACAAGGTCAAGGCATAG gtgACCGTTGTATCGTGCAGTATAATCGACAAGCTGGAACCTGTAAAGCTGTCGCAAATTGCCCAAAAGTCTTGCAAGATTATCGAAATCGAGGAATTCAACCGACACTTTGTGGATGGGCTGGTTTCACGCAAATCGTTTGTTGTCCGGGAGCTGCTCCAATTCCAgtgacgacaacaacaacaacgacgacgacaactacGCAGAGACCTACGACGACAAAAGTTCCCACAGCGAACAGGACTTACACGACTAAAAGTGCTCAAA attgtgCCAGATATCAAGAATACGTTTATGAATACGTGAAATTTGGTGCTTTGGTCGATGGCGGTGACGTCAATAAGCGTAAAGTTGATCGCTGTGGTCATAAAACTGTGGCGTTGATTGTTGGAGGTGAAGCTGCCAAGCCGAGAGAATTTCCTCatatg gctTTGATTGGATATGGCGAACCCGATGCGATCGAATATTTATGCGGCGGATCTTTaatttcggaaaatttcgTTCTTTCGGCGGGACATTGTGCTTCGGGGCGTGCGGGACCTGCAGCGTACGTGCGTTTAGGGGAATTTGACAAATATCGTACTGACGATGATGCTCGCGTTGAAGATTTTAACATAATTCAGGTCATTCCGCATCCCGCTTATAAAAGTAGTTCGCAATATAATGACATTGCGCTGTTTAAATTGGATAGAAATGCGAAGTTAAGTCCTTATGTTCGTCCTTTGTGTTTGCCTGATAAAAGGGAGATCAAGGAAAGAA aGGCAATCGCATCCGGTTGGGGTCGCATTGGATGGACCGATGATCTTTCGGAGCAACTTTTGAAAGTAACTCTTGACTTTTTCCCGCACGACGAATGCGCTGAAAGTTACGGCACAAATCGCAAACTCCCGAACGGCATTATGGAAAATCAACAACTTTGCGCGGGATCTCATGACGACAACAAAGACACGTGCGAAGGCGATTCTGGAGGTCCTTTGCAAGTTTTCCATCCGGATCTTTACTGCATGTACCAAATTGTTGGAATTACGAGTTTCGGAAAGGGATGCGGACTTCAAGGACAACCCGCTGTTTATGCGAGAGTTTTTGAGTTTGTGCCATGGATCGAAAGTGTAGTTTGgccttaa